Proteins from a single region of Diaphorobacter limosus:
- the rplR gene encoding 50S ribosomal protein L18 yields MLTKKEQRLRRARQTRIRIAQQGVARLSVNRTNLHIYASVISGCGTKVLASASTAEAEVRAQLGAAGKGGNVAAATLIGKRIAEKAKAAGVEKVAFDRAGFAYHGRVKALADAAREAGLQF; encoded by the coding sequence ATGTTGACCAAGAAAGAGCAGCGTCTTCGTCGTGCCCGTCAGACACGTATCCGCATTGCACAGCAAGGCGTCGCGCGTCTGTCGGTGAACCGTACCAACCTCCACATCTACGCCAGCGTGATTTCTGGCTGCGGCACCAAGGTGCTGGCATCGGCCTCGACGGCCGAAGCAGAAGTGCGTGCCCAGCTCGGCGCCGCCGGCAAGGGTGGCAACGTGGCCGCCGCCACGCTGATCGGCAAGCGCATTGCCGAGAAGGCCAAGGCTGCCGGTGTTGAGAAGGTTGCGTTTGACCGCGCGGGTTTTGCCTACCACGGTCGCGTCAAGGCCCTGGCCGACGCAGCCCGTGAAGCAGGTCTGCAGTTCTAA
- the rpsE gene encoding 30S ribosomal protein S5, giving the protein MAKFTPKVQDEGRDDGLREKMIAVNRVTKVVKGGRILGFAALTVVGDGDGRVGMGKGKSKEVPAAVQKAMEEARRNMVKVSLKNGTIFHNVMGHHGAAVVQMAPAPKGTGIIAGGPMRAVFEVMGITDIVAKSHGSSNPYNMVRATFDALTNSTTPAEVAAKRGKTVEDLFAA; this is encoded by the coding sequence ATGGCTAAATTTACCCCCAAGGTGCAAGACGAAGGTCGTGACGACGGTCTGCGCGAAAAAATGATCGCGGTCAACCGCGTGACCAAGGTCGTGAAGGGCGGTCGTATCCTCGGCTTCGCTGCACTGACCGTGGTTGGCGACGGTGACGGCCGCGTTGGCATGGGCAAGGGCAAGTCCAAGGAAGTGCCCGCTGCCGTGCAGAAGGCCATGGAAGAGGCCCGCCGCAACATGGTGAAGGTGTCGCTGAAGAACGGCACCATCTTCCATAACGTGATGGGTCACCACGGCGCCGCCGTGGTGCAGATGGCGCCGGCTCCCAAGGGTACCGGCATCATCGCCGGCGGCCCGATGCGCGCCGTGTTCGAGGTGATGGGCATTACCGATATCGTGGCCAAGAGCCACGGTTCGTCCAACCCCTACAACATGGTTCGTGCAACGTTCGATGCCTTGACCAATTCCACAACGCCGGCCGAAGTGGCCGCCAAGCGTGGCAAGACGGTCGAAGACCTCTTCGCTGCCTGA
- the rpmD gene encoding 50S ribosomal protein L30, with protein sequence MTTQQTIKIQLVRSPIGTKESHRATVRGLGLRKLNSVSELKDTPEVRGMINKISYLVKIL encoded by the coding sequence ATGACAACGCAACAAACCATCAAGATTCAGCTGGTGCGCAGCCCGATTGGCACCAAGGAATCGCACCGCGCCACCGTGCGTGGCCTGGGTCTTCGCAAGCTCAACAGCGTCAGCGAACTCAAGGACACACCCGAGGTGCGCGGCATGATCAACAAGATCAGCTATCTGGTCAAAATCCTCTGA
- the rplO gene encoding 50S ribosomal protein L15 — translation MELNSIKPAAGAKHAKRRVGRGIGSGLGKTAGRGHKGQKSRSGGYHKVGFEGGQMPLQRRLPKRGFKSHLLKFNAEISLTALNNLGLAEVDVLALKQAGLVSELAKVVKVIKSGEISTAVKLSGVVATAGAKAAIEAAGGSLA, via the coding sequence ATGGAACTCAATAGCATCAAGCCTGCAGCGGGTGCCAAGCACGCCAAGCGCCGTGTCGGCCGTGGCATCGGCTCCGGCCTGGGCAAGACCGCCGGTCGCGGTCACAAGGGCCAGAAGTCGCGTTCCGGCGGCTACCACAAGGTGGGCTTCGAAGGCGGCCAAATGCCTTTGCAGCGCCGTCTGCCCAAGCGCGGTTTCAAGTCGCACCTGCTGAAGTTCAACGCCGAGATTTCTCTGACGGCCCTGAACAATCTCGGCCTGGCCGAGGTTGACGTGCTGGCACTGAAGCAGGCTGGCCTGGTCAGCGAGCTGGCCAAGGTCGTGAAGGTCATCAAGAGTGGCGAGATCTCCACGGCCGTGAAGCTGTCGGGCGTCGTCGCGACCGCCGGTGCCAAGGCTGCCATCGAGGCCGCCGGTGGCAGCCTGGCCTGA
- the secY gene encoding preprotein translocase subunit SecY, translating to MATNAAQLAKTGKFGDLRRRLVFLLLALVVYRVGAHIPVPGIDPAQLQQLFSGQQGGILNLFNMFSGGALSRFTVFALGIMPYISASIIMQLMTYVMPTFEQLKKEGEAGRRKITQYTRYGTLGLAIFQSLGIAVALESTAGLVIAPGFGFRMTAVVSLTAGTMFLMWLGEQITERGLGNGISILIFAGIAAGLPSSIGGLLELVRTGAMSILAAIFIVAIVGLVTYFVVFVERGQRKILVNYARRQVGNKVYGGQSSHLPLKLNMAGVIPPIFASSIILLPATVVNWFSAGESMRWLRDIASTLTPGQPIYVLLYAAAIVFFCFFYTALVFNSRETADNLKKSGAFIPGIRPGEHTARYIDKILVRLTLAGAVYITFVCLLPEFLILKYNVPFYFGGTSLLIIVVVTMDFMAQVQNYMMSQQYESLLKKANFKTTPGT from the coding sequence GTGGCTACTAACGCAGCTCAACTGGCAAAAACCGGAAAGTTCGGCGATCTGCGCCGGCGCCTGGTGTTCTTGTTGCTCGCGTTGGTGGTGTACCGCGTGGGGGCGCATATTCCCGTTCCGGGAATCGACCCCGCGCAGCTGCAGCAGCTGTTCAGTGGCCAGCAGGGTGGCATCCTCAACCTGTTCAACATGTTCTCGGGCGGGGCGCTGTCGCGCTTCACGGTCTTCGCGCTGGGGATCATGCCGTACATCTCGGCATCGATCATCATGCAGTTGATGACCTATGTGATGCCCACGTTCGAGCAGTTGAAGAAGGAGGGCGAGGCCGGCCGCCGCAAGATCACGCAGTACACCCGCTATGGCACGTTGGGCCTGGCCATCTTTCAGTCGCTCGGCATCGCCGTGGCGCTGGAGAGCACGGCCGGGCTGGTGATAGCGCCGGGCTTTGGCTTTCGCATGACGGCTGTGGTCAGCCTGACGGCGGGCACCATGTTCCTGATGTGGCTCGGCGAGCAGATCACCGAGCGCGGCCTGGGCAACGGCATTTCGATCCTGATTTTTGCAGGTATCGCAGCCGGCCTGCCGAGCTCCATCGGTGGCCTGCTGGAGTTGGTGCGCACGGGTGCCATGAGCATCCTGGCGGCCATCTTCATCGTGGCCATCGTCGGCTTGGTGACCTACTTCGTGGTCTTCGTCGAGCGTGGACAGCGCAAGATCCTGGTGAACTACGCGCGCCGTCAGGTGGGCAACAAGGTCTATGGTGGACAGTCGTCGCATCTGCCCTTGAAGCTGAACATGGCAGGCGTGATCCCTCCGATCTTTGCTTCGTCCATCATCTTGCTGCCGGCTACCGTGGTGAACTGGTTCAGTGCGGGTGAATCCATGCGTTGGTTGCGTGACATCGCCTCCACGCTGACACCCGGACAACCGATCTATGTGTTGCTGTACGCTGCCGCCATCGTGTTTTTCTGCTTCTTCTATACGGCGTTGGTCTTCAACAGCCGCGAGACCGCAGACAACCTGAAGAAGAGCGGGGCATTCATTCCCGGGATTCGACCAGGTGAACACACGGCCCGCTACATCGACAAGATTCTGGTACGCCTGACGCTGGCCGGAGCCGTGTACATCACCTTCGTGTGCCTGCTGCCCGAGTTCTTGATTCTGAAGTACAACGTGCCGTTCTATTTTGGTGGCACCTCGTTGCTCATCATCGTGGTGGTGACGATGGACTTCATGGCTCAGGTGCAGAACTACATGATGTCGCAGCAGTACGAATCGCTGCTCAAGAAGGCCAACTTCAAGACGACACCAGGTACCTGA
- the rpmJ gene encoding 50S ribosomal protein L36 yields the protein MRVSASVKKICRNCKIIRRKGVVRVICTDQRHKQRQG from the coding sequence ATGAGAGTTTCGGCTTCGGTCAAGAAAATTTGCCGCAACTGCAAAATTATCCGCCGCAAGGGCGTTGTGCGCGTGATCTGCACGGATCAGCGTCACAAGCAGCGCCAAGGTTGA
- the rpsM gene encoding 30S ribosomal protein S13, with product MARIAGINIPPHQHTEIGLTAIYGIGRTRARKICEACGIAYSKKVKELTDGDLEKIRDQIAQFTIEGDLRRETTMNIKRLMDIGCYRGFRHRRGLPMRGQRTRTNARTRKGPRKGAAALKK from the coding sequence ATGGCTCGTATCGCTGGTATCAACATCCCGCCCCATCAGCACACCGAGATTGGCCTGACGGCCATCTACGGGATTGGGCGTACCCGTGCTCGCAAGATTTGCGAGGCATGCGGAATTGCTTATTCGAAGAAGGTCAAGGAATTGACTGACGGCGACCTGGAAAAGATTCGTGACCAGATCGCCCAGTTCACCATCGAAGGTGACCTGCGTCGTGAAACCACGATGAACATCAAGCGCCTGATGGACATCGGCTGCTATCGCGGTTTCCGCCATCGCCGTGGCCTGCCCATGCGCGGTCAGCGTACGCGCACCAATGCCCGTACCCGCAAGGGCCCGCGCAAGGGTGCGGCGGCACTGAAGAAGTAA
- the rpsK gene encoding 30S ribosomal protein S11 gives MAKSPANNAAQRVRKKVRKNVSDGIAHVHASFNNTIITITDRQGNALSWASSGGQGFKGSRKSTPFAAQVASEVAGRAAIEQGIKNLDVEIKGPGPGRESSVRALGALGIRITSISDVTPVPHNGCRPQKRRRI, from the coding sequence ATGGCCAAGTCTCCTGCCAATAACGCTGCGCAGCGTGTGCGCAAGAAGGTTCGCAAGAACGTGTCGGATGGCATTGCCCACGTGCATGCCTCCTTCAACAACACCATCATCACCATCACCGATCGCCAGGGCAATGCTCTGTCCTGGGCTTCGTCTGGTGGCCAGGGTTTCAAGGGTTCGCGTAAATCGACCCCGTTTGCCGCACAGGTCGCCTCTGAAGTGGCCGGTCGTGCCGCCATCGAGCAGGGCATCAAAAACCTTGACGTCGAAATCAAGGGTCCCGGCCCTGGTCGCGAGTCGTCGGTGCGCGCCCTGGGTGCCCTGGGCATCCGCATCACGTCCATTTCGGATGTGACGCCGGTTCCGCACAACGGCTGCCGCCCGCAAAAGCGCCGCCGCATCTGA
- the rpsD gene encoding 30S ribosomal protein S4: protein MARYLGPKAKLSRREGTDLFLKSARRSIADKAKFDSKPGQHGRTSGQRTSDYGLQLREKQKVKRMYGVLEKQFRRYFEAAERRKGNTGANLLALLESRLDNVVYRMGFGSTRAEARQLVSHKAITVNGQSVNIASYLVKAGDVVAVREKSKKQARIVEALQLAQQVGMPAWVEVSADKVEGTFKQIPDRDQFGADINESLIVELYSR from the coding sequence GTGGCACGTTATCTCGGCCCGAAGGCCAAACTCTCCCGCCGCGAAGGCACCGACCTGTTCCTGAAGAGCGCGCGTCGCTCGATCGCCGACAAGGCCAAGTTCGACTCCAAGCCTGGCCAGCATGGCCGCACTTCGGGTCAGCGTACCTCCGACTACGGTTTGCAGCTGCGCGAGAAGCAAAAGGTCAAGCGCATGTACGGCGTGCTGGAGAAGCAGTTCCGCCGCTACTTCGAAGCCGCCGAGCGCCGCAAGGGCAACACCGGTGCCAACCTGCTGGCGCTGCTGGAATCGCGCCTGGACAACGTGGTGTATCGCATGGGTTTCGGCTCGACGCGCGCCGAGGCACGCCAGCTGGTGTCGCACAAGGCCATCACGGTGAATGGTCAAAGTGTGAACATTGCCTCCTACCTGGTGAAGGCCGGTGACGTTGTCGCCGTGCGCGAAAAGTCAAAGAAGCAGGCCCGTATCGTTGAGGCACTGCAACTGGCGCAGCAGGTGGGCATGCCTGCGTGGGTGGAAGTAAGCGCCGACAAGGTCGAAGGCACCTTCAAGCAAATCCCCGATCGTGATCAGTTCGGTGCGGACATCAACGAATCCCTGATCGTTGAGTTGTACTCGCGTTAA
- a CDS encoding DNA-directed RNA polymerase subunit alpha has product MQTNLLKPKAINVEQLGHNRAKVELEPFERGYGHTLGNAIRRVLLSSMVGYAATEVTIAGVVHEYSSIDGVQEDVVNILLNLKGVVFKLHNRDEVTLSLRKDGEGIVTARDIQTPHDVEIINPDHVIATLSAGGKLDMQIKVEKGRGYVPGNLRRYADEATKSIGRIVLDASFSPVKRVSYTVESARVEQRTDLDKLVLEIETNGAISAEEAVRASAKILVEQLAVFAQLDGGEIFEGQPRGSHPPSGATFDPILLRPVDELELTVRSANCLKAENIYYIGDLIQRTENELLKTPNLGRKSLNEIKEVLASRGLTLGMKLENWPPAGLDKR; this is encoded by the coding sequence ATGCAAACCAATTTGCTGAAACCCAAGGCAATCAACGTCGAGCAACTTGGCCACAACCGGGCCAAGGTCGAGCTGGAGCCGTTCGAGCGTGGCTATGGCCACACGCTGGGCAACGCCATTCGCCGTGTCCTGCTCTCGTCCATGGTGGGTTACGCAGCAACCGAGGTGACCATTGCCGGAGTCGTGCACGAGTACTCGTCCATCGACGGCGTGCAGGAAGACGTGGTCAACATCCTCTTGAATCTCAAAGGGGTGGTGTTCAAGCTGCACAACCGTGATGAGGTCACCCTGAGCCTGCGCAAGGACGGCGAAGGTATCGTGACCGCACGCGACATCCAGACCCCTCATGACGTCGAGATCATCAATCCCGATCACGTCATCGCCACACTGTCGGCCGGCGGCAAGCTGGACATGCAGATCAAGGTTGAGAAGGGTCGCGGCTACGTGCCCGGGAACCTGCGCCGCTATGCCGACGAGGCCACCAAATCCATCGGCCGCATCGTGCTGGATGCATCGTTCTCGCCGGTGAAGCGGGTGAGCTATACGGTGGAAAGCGCCCGCGTTGAGCAGCGTACCGACCTGGACAAGCTGGTTCTGGAGATCGAAACCAACGGCGCCATTTCGGCCGAGGAGGCCGTACGCGCTTCTGCCAAGATCCTGGTCGAGCAACTGGCCGTATTCGCGCAGCTCGATGGCGGCGAGATCTTCGAAGGTCAGCCGCGGGGTTCACATCCTCCCAGCGGCGCCACGTTTGATCCGATTCTGCTGCGTCCCGTAGACGAGCTGGAACTCACCGTGCGCTCGGCCAACTGCCTCAAGGCGGAGAACATCTATTACATCGGCGACCTCATCCAGCGCACCGAGAACGAGCTGCTCAAGACGCCCAACCTCGGCCGCAAGTCGCTCAACGAGATCAAGGAAGTTCTGGCTTCGCGCGGTCTGACACTGGGCATGAAGCTCGAGAACTGGCCGCCCGCCGGCTTGGACAAGCGTTAA
- the rplQ gene encoding 50S ribosomal protein L17, whose protein sequence is MRHGHGLRKLNRTSSHRLAMLQNMMNSLIEHEAIKTTVPKAKELRRVIEPMITLAKDDSVANRRLAFNRLRDRDSVTKLFNDLGPRFKTRPGGYTRILKMGFRVGDNAPMAFVELVDRPEVADETNNEA, encoded by the coding sequence ATGCGCCACGGACACGGCCTCCGTAAACTCAACCGCACCAGTTCGCACCGCCTCGCGATGCTGCAGAACATGATGAACTCGCTCATCGAGCACGAGGCCATCAAGACCACCGTTCCCAAGGCCAAGGAGCTGCGCCGTGTGATCGAACCCATGATCACCCTGGCCAAGGACGACTCCGTTGCCAATCGCCGCTTGGCCTTCAACCGCCTGCGCGATCGCGATAGCGTGACCAAGCTGTTCAACGACCTGGGCCCGCGCTTCAAGACCCGTCCCGGTGGCTACACCCGCATTCTGAAGATGGGCTTCCGCGTTGGCGACAATGCACCCATGGCGTTTGTTGAGCTCGTCGATCGTCCCGAAGTTGCAGACGAGACCAACAACGAAGCCTAA
- a CDS encoding tyrosine-protein phosphatase → MADFSRSLDLSGASNFRDLGGYASQDGRLVRWRRIFRSDHLASLTPQDRQLLAGLGVARAVDFRGQAESAALSYELPHVRYQALPIEPIVVQRAKEMALAGQPMTAPTAVRLMQDTYRAFVSDNTSQFASLFEQLLLEDTPLVFHCTAGKDRTGFAAALVLLALGVSREVVMQDYLLTNGLYRRPAGLVSSAPEEVLNVIWRVQAEFLQAALQAVDHDHGGVQRYLKHRLGMHEAATKRLAELYLQPHAA, encoded by the coding sequence ATGGCTGACTTCTCTCGCTCTCTGGATCTGTCGGGAGCTTCCAATTTTCGCGATCTTGGCGGCTATGCAAGCCAGGACGGACGCCTTGTCCGTTGGCGCCGGATTTTTCGTTCTGACCACCTTGCCAGTCTGACACCGCAGGACAGGCAGTTGCTGGCCGGTTTGGGCGTGGCGCGTGCGGTGGATTTCCGTGGGCAGGCGGAGAGCGCTGCACTGTCCTATGAACTGCCGCATGTACGCTATCAAGCGCTACCCATCGAGCCCATCGTGGTGCAGCGCGCCAAGGAAATGGCTCTGGCTGGCCAGCCAATGACGGCACCAACGGCGGTGCGGCTGATGCAGGACACCTATCGCGCCTTTGTGTCGGACAACACCAGCCAGTTTGCAAGCCTGTTCGAGCAGTTGCTGCTCGAGGACACGCCGTTGGTATTCCATTGCACCGCAGGCAAGGATCGCACCGGCTTCGCAGCCGCCCTGGTTTTGCTTGCCCTGGGGGTATCCCGGGAAGTGGTGATGCAGGACTACCTGCTGACCAACGGCCTGTACAGGCGCCCGGCTGGTCTTGTCAGTTCAGCGCCCGAGGAGGTGTTGAACGTGATTTGGCGCGTGCAGGCGGAGTTTCTGCAGGCCGCGCTGCAGGCTGTGGATCATGACCATGGTGGTGTGCAGCGGTACCTGAAGCATCGGCTGGGGATGCACGAGGCAGCGACCAAGCGTCTGGCGGAGCTCTATCTGCAGCCACATGCTGCTTGA
- a CDS encoding HU family DNA-binding protein, with the protein MATAKKTTAPVKKTTASAKKAAEPAKTAAAKKTAAPAAPKPVKDPFNKTTLVAHLASQAGVEPKTAKAVLAALETAILGAVHKKGCGEFTLPGLLKIGLLQVPAKKKRFGKDPFTGEERWFPAKPASVKIKTRALKKLKDATL; encoded by the coding sequence ATGGCAACTGCAAAGAAAACCACCGCCCCGGTAAAAAAGACCACTGCCAGCGCCAAGAAGGCTGCAGAACCTGCCAAGACCGCAGCCGCGAAGAAGACCGCGGCGCCTGCGGCACCCAAGCCCGTAAAGGATCCGTTCAACAAAACCACGCTGGTGGCCCACCTCGCCTCGCAGGCAGGCGTCGAGCCCAAGACGGCCAAGGCCGTGCTGGCAGCGCTGGAAACCGCCATCCTGGGCGCCGTGCACAAAAAGGGTTGCGGGGAGTTCACCCTGCCCGGCCTGCTGAAGATCGGCCTGTTGCAGGTGCCGGCGAAAAAGAAACGCTTCGGCAAAGACCCCTTCACGGGCGAAGAGCGCTGGTTCCCGGCCAAGCCCGCATCGGTCAAGATCAAGACCCGCGCCCTGAAGAAGCTCAAGGACGCAACGCTCTGA
- a CDS encoding PhaM family polyhydroxyalkanoate granule multifunctional regulatory protein produces MSDTTPFGFGRFVPGFDFLQNLAKGAAAGMPAMPAALSGWVAPTMSVEELDKRIQELKAVQFWLEQNARAITATVQALEVQKMTLATLQGMNVAMGDMVGAFGAAQPFKAPPQASAAPEPQPAPAAPAPAAAPKSAEAASPQADAAQAEAKAPGMVDPMQWWGALTNQFQQLAANAMKDAGTHHAAFEATREMASGALKTATDMAAKMATQGMPGAVAAKPKARAAAPAATPEAAAKPAAKPRAASKATATKKAAAPR; encoded by the coding sequence ATGAGCGACACAACCCCCTTCGGTTTCGGGCGCTTCGTCCCGGGCTTTGATTTTCTGCAGAACCTGGCCAAAGGCGCGGCCGCTGGCATGCCTGCCATGCCGGCGGCGCTGTCGGGCTGGGTGGCACCGACGATGAGCGTGGAGGAGCTGGACAAGCGCATACAGGAGCTCAAGGCGGTGCAGTTCTGGCTGGAGCAGAACGCCCGCGCCATCACGGCAACGGTGCAGGCACTGGAGGTGCAGAAGATGACCCTGGCCACGCTGCAGGGCATGAATGTGGCCATGGGAGATATGGTGGGTGCCTTTGGTGCCGCGCAACCGTTCAAGGCACCGCCCCAAGCCAGCGCCGCACCCGAGCCACAGCCCGCGCCAGCGGCACCGGCGCCAGCCGCAGCGCCCAAGAGTGCGGAAGCCGCATCGCCTCAGGCCGACGCGGCGCAGGCCGAGGCCAAGGCGCCGGGCATGGTCGATCCGATGCAATGGTGGGGAGCGTTGACCAACCAGTTTCAGCAGTTGGCGGCCAATGCCATGAAGGACGCGGGCACGCACCATGCAGCCTTCGAGGCCACACGTGAGATGGCGAGCGGGGCGCTGAAAACAGCCACCGACATGGCAGCGAAGATGGCCACCCAGGGCATGCCGGGCGCCGTAGCCGCCAAACCCAAGGCCCGGGCGGCAGCGCCCGCGGCGACACCCGAGGCTGCGGCCAAGCCGGCTGCCAAGCCACGCGCCGCATCGAAGGCGACAGCCACCAAGAAGGCCGCGGCGCCGCGCTGA
- a CDS encoding FIST signal transduction protein, whose translation MKLFPNAHATHPQWRMAAALVLAQLQAQMAQPQYARKPSLGLLYITDHYVADAVALLRYLGQQLPSVADWSGTVGVGVAGNNVEYFDEPALSIMLCDLPPEQYRVFSGVAPLPLGASAFSAHTALVHADGRTPDLAELLVEMAGRTSSGYLFGGVAASRGASLAFAQHAGGDGAASGVLSGGLSGVAFSDQVGLVSRVTQDCQPIGPQAVVTQAQDNVVLRLDGQPALDVLLQTLGVELNGDPQPALRAVRHTLAGLSNADAPALQGTGHFGADTRVRHIVGLDVARGGVALADRVHEGMHLAFCQRHMAAARADLTRICAEIREELAPESPALPDEQAATQRRICGALYVSCSGRGGRHFGGPSAELQTVHRALGDVPLVGFFASGEIAAHWLYGYTGLLTVFVAPADTA comes from the coding sequence ATGAAGCTCTTTCCCAACGCCCATGCCACCCACCCGCAATGGCGCATGGCGGCGGCCCTGGTGTTGGCTCAGCTGCAGGCCCAGATGGCCCAGCCGCAATATGCGCGCAAGCCCTCGCTGGGCCTGCTCTACATCACCGATCACTATGTGGCGGACGCCGTTGCGCTGCTGCGCTATCTGGGTCAGCAACTGCCCTCGGTGGCCGATTGGAGCGGTACCGTGGGTGTGGGCGTAGCCGGCAACAATGTGGAGTACTTCGACGAACCTGCGCTGTCGATCATGTTGTGCGACCTGCCACCCGAACAGTACCGCGTGTTTTCCGGTGTGGCGCCACTACCTCTGGGGGCATCTGCTTTTTCCGCACACACGGCCCTGGTGCATGCCGATGGCCGCACCCCCGACCTGGCCGAGTTGCTGGTGGAAATGGCGGGCCGCACCAGCAGCGGCTACCTGTTTGGCGGCGTGGCTGCCAGCCGTGGCGCCAGCCTGGCGTTTGCGCAGCATGCCGGCGGCGATGGCGCCGCGAGTGGAGTGCTGTCGGGGGGGCTGTCCGGGGTGGCGTTTTCCGACCAGGTGGGCCTGGTGTCGCGTGTCACGCAGGACTGCCAGCCCATTGGCCCACAAGCCGTCGTGACCCAGGCGCAGGACAACGTGGTGCTGCGCCTGGATGGCCAGCCCGCGCTGGACGTGCTGTTGCAGACTCTGGGTGTGGAGCTCAATGGCGACCCGCAGCCCGCCTTGCGCGCGGTGCGCCACACGCTGGCGGGCCTGTCGAATGCGGATGCGCCGGCGTTGCAGGGCACGGGGCATTTTGGTGCCGATACGCGCGTGCGCCATATCGTCGGGCTGGATGTGGCGCGCGGTGGCGTGGCGCTGGCCGATCGGGTGCATGAGGGCATGCACCTAGCGTTCTGCCAGCGTCACATGGCGGCCGCGCGTGCCGACCTGACGCGCATTTGCGCCGAGATCCGTGAAGAGCTTGCGCCCGAGTCCCCGGCGTTGCCGGATGAGCAGGCGGCGACGCAGCGGCGCATCTGCGGCGCGCTGTATGTCAGCTGCTCCGGCCGCGGCGGGCGACATTTTGGCGGGCCCAGTGCCGAGCTGCAAACCGTGCACCGTGCGCTGGGCGACGTGCCCCTGGTGGGGTTCTTTGCCTCGGGCGAAATTGCCGCGCATTGGCTTTATGGCTACACCGGCCTGCTGACGGTGTTCGTGGCGCCTGCCGACACGGCGTGA
- a CDS encoding peroxidase-related enzyme — MTDTIARLTHLQDTPQTQATRQQRAKAISATQACEDLLLAPDLPGGLPLAQRLAVAQTVSAASGVTALGEHYAAQLQRLPTATPDARWQAMHHFTQLLVTQPAAADRAVLLALPAAGLTTADVVLLAQLIGFAAFQARLVAGVAALAALGPAGSTAAPAAPAAEAPFIHPANLPAPGEPLRLNGYTSETLDWKAWLPVVDATQASAEQNAVLDASHPKARVSDFYLLLVHQPRVLAERSEAFNAIMYAPGGLPRSERELATAVVSRINGCVYCASVHAQRFEQLAKRNDVIAQVFIDPDQAGTNARERAIVQASAALTRAPGSFGAHHLAALRDAGLSDLEILDTVHAVALFAWANRLMLNLGEAVYP, encoded by the coding sequence ATGACCGACACCATCGCCCGGCTCACCCACCTGCAAGACACACCCCAGACCCAGGCCACGCGCCAGCAGCGCGCCAAAGCCATCAGCGCCACCCAGGCCTGCGAAGACCTGCTGCTGGCGCCCGACCTACCCGGCGGCCTGCCGCTGGCGCAGCGCCTGGCCGTGGCCCAGACCGTGTCCGCCGCCAGCGGCGTGACGGCCCTGGGCGAGCACTACGCAGCACAGCTGCAGCGCCTGCCCACGGCCACGCCAGATGCCCGCTGGCAGGCCATGCACCACTTCACGCAGCTGCTGGTCACGCAGCCCGCGGCTGCCGACCGGGCCGTGCTGCTGGCGCTGCCCGCCGCGGGCCTGACCACCGCAGACGTGGTGTTGCTGGCACAGCTCATAGGCTTTGCGGCCTTCCAGGCGCGCCTGGTGGCGGGCGTGGCAGCACTGGCTGCGCTGGGCCCGGCAGGCAGCACTGCGGCCCCGGCCGCGCCCGCCGCCGAGGCGCCCTTCATCCACCCGGCGAATCTGCCCGCGCCGGGCGAACCACTGCGCCTGAACGGCTACACCAGCGAGACACTGGACTGGAAGGCCTGGCTGCCGGTGGTGGACGCGACCCAGGCCAGCGCCGAACAGAACGCCGTGCTGGACGCCAGCCACCCGAAGGCGCGCGTATCCGACTTCTACCTGCTGCTGGTGCACCAGCCGCGCGTGCTGGCCGAGCGCTCCGAGGCCTTCAACGCCATCATGTATGCACCCGGCGGCCTGCCGCGATCCGAACGCGAACTGGCCACCGCCGTGGTCTCGCGTATCAACGGCTGCGTCTACTGCGCTTCGGTGCACGCCCAGCGTTTTGAACAACTGGCCAAGCGCAATGACGTGATCGCACAGGTCTTCATCGACCCCGATCAGGCGGGTACGAATGCGCGCGAGCGCGCCATCGTGCAGGCCAGCGCGGCCCTGACGCGCGCGCCCGGCAGCTTCGGCGCGCACCACCTGGCGGCGCTGCGCGACGCCGGCCTGAGCGATCTGGAGATACTGGATACCGTGCATGCTGTGGCCCTGTTTGCCTGGGCCAACCGCCTGATGCTCAACCTGGGCGAAGCCGTGTACCCTTGA